A genomic region of Pyrus communis chromosome 14, drPyrComm1.1, whole genome shotgun sequence contains the following coding sequences:
- the LOC137715809 gene encoding ankyrin repeat-containing protein NPR4-like isoform X2, with product MSSPQAQCVPAPAVIQMAAANGVPAAGNVIIGIAAPIQPRHPSRHLLENTNREAYLDLCMPLYKAAMEGNWETTKGILNINPALLTASITKGWQTVLHVAAGAKNNIQIVAELVNMIDEDDLALQDMKGNTALSFAAAAGTVEIADILIRKNRFLPKIPGGEGMTPLYMAALLGQSEMATYLYPKTYKMLDEMGRNVLFFCCIDHGLYDLAMKLLQEDRTLATARKSDKETALHVLARKSSEFGDHSTPGMCRRLIKTRMNVSYKRNLKQTQALKLVERLWKEMLKHDDDEVMRLIREPSELVFDAAKLGNYEFLSVLIGFYPELLLEYDDNNRTIFHIAVLHRHASIFNLVHVTGSIKDIIATFTDDENNNILHLAAKLAPQDQLNLVSGAALQMQRELVWFEEVEKIVQPPFIDMKNMQGKTPQELFTSEHEDLLRKGESWMKDTANSCMLVSTLIATVVFSAAFSIPGGINDNKGTPNSIKETAFLIFAISDGVALFSSSTAILMFLYILTSRYAENDFLKSLPLKLMIGLTSLFVSITSMMVTFSTTFYLSCHDGLIWVPDLIFIFAFVPVALFAFLQYPLLFDMFFSTYYSSLLFQPRRVMI from the exons GAGAGGCATACTTGGACTTGTGTATGCCCCTTTACAAAGCTGCAATGGAAGGCAACTGGGAAACCACCAAAGGTATCTTAAATATCAATCCGGCACTCTTAACTGCTAGCATAACAAAAGGATGGCAAACTGTTCTGCACGTTGCAGCAGGAGCAAAGAACAATATTCAGATTGTGGCAGAACTAGTCAATATGATAGATGAAGACGACTTGGCACTTCAAGACATGAAAGGAAATACGGCACTGAGCTTTGCCGCTGCAGCTGGAACCGTAGAAATTGCCGATATTTTGATACGAAAAAATAGGTTCTTGCCAAAAATTCCAGGTGGCGAAGGAATGACACCACTTTATATGGCTGCTTTGTTAGGACAGTCTGAAATGGCAACGTATTTATACCCAAAAACGTATAAAATGTTGGATGAAATGGGCCGTAACGTTCTTTTTTTCTGTTGTATAGATCATGGTCTTTATG ATTTAGCCATGAAGTTGCTACAAGAGGATAGAACATTAGCAACGGCCCGTAAAAGCGACAAAGAAACGGCCCTGCATGTCTTAGCTCGAAAGTCTTCAGAATTTGGTGACCATAGTACTCCAGGAATGTGCAGAAGACTTATCAAAACAC GGATGAATGTTTCTTACAAAAGAAACTTGAAGCAAACTCAAGCCCTGAAACTAGTCGAACGCCTTTGGAAAGAAATGTTGAAACATGACGATGACGAAGTCATGCGTCTGATAAGAGAACCTTCAGAATTAGTATTTGACGCAGCGAAATTAGGAAATTATGAGTTCTTATCTGTGCTTATTGGCTTTTATCCGGAATTGCTATTAGAATATGATGACAACAATCGAACTATATTCCATATTGCAGTCTTGCATCGTCATGCAAGTATCTTCAATCTCGTGCATGTGACAGGCTCCATCAAAGATATCATAGCAACATTTACTGATGATGAGAATAACAACATTCTACATCTAGCTGCAAAACTGGCACCTCAAGACCAACTCAATCTTGTGTCCGGAGCAGCTCTTCAGATGCAACGAGAATTAGTATGGTTTGAG GAAGTCGAGAAGATTGTGCAACCTCCCTTTATAgatatgaaaaatatgcaaggcaAGACACCTCAAGAATTATTCACTAGCGAGCATGAGGATCTATTGCGCAAGGGAGAATCATGGATGAAGGACACtgcaaattcatgcatgcttgTTTCAACTCTTATCGCCACTGTCGTGTTTTCAGCCGCATTTAGCATTCCGGGTGGTATAAATGATAATAAAGGAACACCAAATTCCATAAAAGAGACAGCATTTTTAATATTCGCCATATCTGATGGAGTAGCACTCTTTTCCTCCTCAACTGCAATCCTCATGTTCTTGTACATCCTCACGTCACGGTATGCTGAAAACGATTTTCTCAAATCTTTACCGTTGAAGTTGATGATCGGGCTTACATCGCTCTTCGTGTCAATAACATCCATGATGGTGACTTTCAGCACAACCTTCTATTTATCTTGCCATGATGGATTAATATGGGTTCCAGATCTTATATTCATATTTGCATTTGTTCCGGTTGCTTTGTTCGCTTTCTTACAGTATCCTCTCTTGTTTGATATGTTCTTTTCGACATATTATTCAAGTCTTTTGTTTCAGCCAAGGAGGGTTATGATTTGA
- the LOC137715809 gene encoding ankyrin repeat-containing protein NPR4-like isoform X1, translating to MSSPQAQCVPAPAVIQMAAANGVPAAGNVIIGIAAPIQPRHPSRHLLENTNREAYLDLCMPLYKAAMEGNWETTKGILNINPALLTASITKGWQTVLHVAAGAKNNIQIVAELVNMIDEDDLALQDMKGNTALSFAAAAGTVEIADILIRKNRFLPKIPGGEGMTPLYMAALLGQSEMATYLYPKTYKMLDEMGRNVLFFCCIDHGLYDLAMKLLQEDRTLATARKSDKETALHVLARKSSEFGDHSTPGMCRRLIKTLKVLPGMNVSYKRNLKQTQALKLVERLWKEMLKHDDDEVMRLIREPSELVFDAAKLGNYEFLSVLIGFYPELLLEYDDNNRTIFHIAVLHRHASIFNLVHVTGSIKDIIATFTDDENNNILHLAAKLAPQDQLNLVSGAALQMQRELVWFEEVEKIVQPPFIDMKNMQGKTPQELFTSEHEDLLRKGESWMKDTANSCMLVSTLIATVVFSAAFSIPGGINDNKGTPNSIKETAFLIFAISDGVALFSSSTAILMFLYILTSRYAENDFLKSLPLKLMIGLTSLFVSITSMMVTFSTTFYLSCHDGLIWVPDLIFIFAFVPVALFAFLQYPLLFDMFFSTYYSSLLFQPRRVMI from the exons GAGAGGCATACTTGGACTTGTGTATGCCCCTTTACAAAGCTGCAATGGAAGGCAACTGGGAAACCACCAAAGGTATCTTAAATATCAATCCGGCACTCTTAACTGCTAGCATAACAAAAGGATGGCAAACTGTTCTGCACGTTGCAGCAGGAGCAAAGAACAATATTCAGATTGTGGCAGAACTAGTCAATATGATAGATGAAGACGACTTGGCACTTCAAGACATGAAAGGAAATACGGCACTGAGCTTTGCCGCTGCAGCTGGAACCGTAGAAATTGCCGATATTTTGATACGAAAAAATAGGTTCTTGCCAAAAATTCCAGGTGGCGAAGGAATGACACCACTTTATATGGCTGCTTTGTTAGGACAGTCTGAAATGGCAACGTATTTATACCCAAAAACGTATAAAATGTTGGATGAAATGGGCCGTAACGTTCTTTTTTTCTGTTGTATAGATCATGGTCTTTATG ATTTAGCCATGAAGTTGCTACAAGAGGATAGAACATTAGCAACGGCCCGTAAAAGCGACAAAGAAACGGCCCTGCATGTCTTAGCTCGAAAGTCTTCAGAATTTGGTGACCATAGTACTCCAGGAATGTGCAGAAGACTTATCAAAACAC TTAAAGTACTCCCAGGGATGAATGTTTCTTACAAAAGAAACTTGAAGCAAACTCAAGCCCTGAAACTAGTCGAACGCCTTTGGAAAGAAATGTTGAAACATGACGATGACGAAGTCATGCGTCTGATAAGAGAACCTTCAGAATTAGTATTTGACGCAGCGAAATTAGGAAATTATGAGTTCTTATCTGTGCTTATTGGCTTTTATCCGGAATTGCTATTAGAATATGATGACAACAATCGAACTATATTCCATATTGCAGTCTTGCATCGTCATGCAAGTATCTTCAATCTCGTGCATGTGACAGGCTCCATCAAAGATATCATAGCAACATTTACTGATGATGAGAATAACAACATTCTACATCTAGCTGCAAAACTGGCACCTCAAGACCAACTCAATCTTGTGTCCGGAGCAGCTCTTCAGATGCAACGAGAATTAGTATGGTTTGAG GAAGTCGAGAAGATTGTGCAACCTCCCTTTATAgatatgaaaaatatgcaaggcaAGACACCTCAAGAATTATTCACTAGCGAGCATGAGGATCTATTGCGCAAGGGAGAATCATGGATGAAGGACACtgcaaattcatgcatgcttgTTTCAACTCTTATCGCCACTGTCGTGTTTTCAGCCGCATTTAGCATTCCGGGTGGTATAAATGATAATAAAGGAACACCAAATTCCATAAAAGAGACAGCATTTTTAATATTCGCCATATCTGATGGAGTAGCACTCTTTTCCTCCTCAACTGCAATCCTCATGTTCTTGTACATCCTCACGTCACGGTATGCTGAAAACGATTTTCTCAAATCTTTACCGTTGAAGTTGATGATCGGGCTTACATCGCTCTTCGTGTCAATAACATCCATGATGGTGACTTTCAGCACAACCTTCTATTTATCTTGCCATGATGGATTAATATGGGTTCCAGATCTTATATTCATATTTGCATTTGTTCCGGTTGCTTTGTTCGCTTTCTTACAGTATCCTCTCTTGTTTGATATGTTCTTTTCGACATATTATTCAAGTCTTTTGTTTCAGCCAAGGAGGGTTATGATTTGA